The following are encoded in a window of Physeter macrocephalus isolate SW-GA chromosome 9, ASM283717v5, whole genome shotgun sequence genomic DNA:
- the COL27A1 gene encoding collagen alpha-1(XXVII) chain translates to MGFPGMAGLFGPKGPPGDIGFKGIQGPRGPPGLMGKEGIIGPLGILGPSGRQGPKGDKGRRGDLGLQGPRGPPGPRGQPGPPGPPGSPIHFQQDDLGAAFQTWMDASGALRAEGYSHPDRLVLDQGGEIFKTLHYLSNLIQSIKTPLGTKENPARVCRDLMDCERKMVDGTYWVDPNLGCSSDTIEVSCNFTHGGQTCLKPITASKVEFAISRVQMNFLHLLSSEVTQQITIHCLNMTVWQEGTRQTPAKQAVRFRAWNGQIFEAGGQFRPEVSMDGCKVQDGRWHQTLFTFRTQDPQQLPIVSVDNLPPASSGKQYRLEVGPACFL, encoded by the exons ATGGGATTCCCAGGAATGGCTGGCCTCTTCGGACCCAAG GGCCCCCCAGGAGACATCGGCTTCAAAGGCATCCAGGGCCCTCGGGGGCCTCCTGGCTTGATG gGGAAGGAAGGCATCATTGGGCCCCTAGGAATCCTGGGACCTTCAGGACGCCAG GGTCCGAAGGGCGACAAAGGCAGGCGAGGGGACTTG GGATTGCAAGGTCCGAGG ggTCCTCCCGGTCCCAGAGGGCAGCCCGGCCCGCCG GGTCCTCCAGGGAGCCCTATTCACTTT CAACAAGATGACCTTGGGGCAGCTTTCCAGACGTGGATGGACGCTAGTGGAGCACTGAGAGCAGAG GGTTACAGCCATCCGGACCGGCTGGTGCTGGACCAGGGAGGGGAGATCTTTAAAACCTTACACTACCTCAGCAACCTCATCCAGAGCATTAAGACGCCCCTGGGCACCAAAGAGAATCCCGCCCGGGTCTGCCGGGACCTCATGGACTGTGAACGGAAGATGGTGGATG GTACCTACTGGGTGGATCCAAACCTTGGCTGCTCGTCCGACACCATCGAAGTCTCCTGCAACTTCACACATGGTGGACAGACGTGTCTCAAGCCCATCACGGCCTCCAAG GTGGAGTTTGCCATTAGCCGGGTCCAGATGAATTTTCTGCACCTGCTAAGCTCTGAGGTGACACAGCAAATCACCATCCACTGCCTTAACATGACCGTGTGGCAGGAGGGCACCAGGCAGACCCCAGCTAAGCAGGCTGTGCGCTTCCGGGCCTGGAACGGGCAGATCTTTGAAGCCGGGGGTCAGTTCAGGCCGGAAGTGTCAATGGATGGCTGCAAG GTCCAGGATGGCCGCTGGCATCAGACCCTCTTCACCTTCCGGACCCAGGACCCCCAGCAGCTGCCCATTGTCAGCGTGGACAACCTCCCTCCTGCCTCATCAGGGAAGCAGTACCGCCTCGAAGTTGGACCTGCGTGCttcctctga